In Kitasatospora fiedleri, a single window of DNA contains:
- a CDS encoding ferritin-like domain-containing protein: MAGDDFVIDVTRIRDEARQKMSDGALTATYGLDAEKVIAVLNDVVATEVVCWLRYTRHAISATGIDRAQVAAEFTEHAAEEMQHALRAAERISQLGGEPDFDPATLVQRAHTDYTTPGETDLKKMLEDNLLAERIVISTYQEIARWLGEHDPTTRRLIESILEEEEEHADDLTDLLAA; the protein is encoded by the coding sequence ATGGCTGGCGACGATTTCGTCATCGACGTGACCCGCATCCGGGACGAAGCCCGGCAGAAGATGTCCGACGGCGCCCTGACGGCCACCTACGGTCTGGACGCCGAGAAGGTGATCGCCGTCCTGAACGACGTGGTCGCCACCGAGGTGGTGTGCTGGCTGCGCTACACCCGGCACGCGATCTCGGCCACCGGCATCGATCGCGCGCAGGTCGCGGCCGAGTTCACCGAACACGCCGCCGAGGAGATGCAGCACGCGCTGCGCGCCGCCGAACGGATCTCCCAGCTCGGCGGCGAGCCCGACTTCGACCCCGCCACCCTCGTCCAGCGCGCCCACACCGACTACACCACTCCCGGCGAGACGGACCTCAAGAAGATGCTGGAGGACAACCTGCTCGCCGAGCGCATCGTCATCTCCACCTACCAGGAGATCGCCCGCTGGCTCGGCGAGCACGACCCCACCACCCGCCGGCTGATCGAATCCATCCTCGAGGAGGAGGAAGAGCACGCCGACGACCTCACCGACCTCCTCGCCGCCTGA
- a CDS encoding methyltransferase domain-containing protein: protein MTTPPRPAGGRPTGAATPAAYFAGMYADRDDPWRLAERWYERRKYALTLAALPEPRYRSAFEPGCSVGVLSALLAERCDALLACDREERAVARARLARAPHVRVEHRQLPDDWPDGAFDLVVLSELLYYFTADDAADVLERAVHALEPGGTLLLVHWRRPVPDHARSAEAVHGQARAHPALVRIAAHAEPDFLLDVFVRPDRPGTPAADLSVAAAEGLT, encoded by the coding sequence ATGACCACACCCCCGCGCCCCGCCGGAGGGCGCCCGACCGGCGCCGCCACCCCGGCCGCCTACTTCGCGGGCATGTACGCCGACCGGGACGACCCCTGGCGGCTGGCCGAGCGCTGGTACGAGCGGCGGAAGTACGCCCTCACCCTCGCGGCGCTCCCCGAGCCGCGCTACCGCAGCGCGTTCGAGCCGGGCTGCTCGGTCGGCGTCCTGTCCGCGCTGCTGGCCGAACGCTGCGACGCCCTGCTCGCGTGCGACCGGGAGGAGCGCGCCGTGGCCCGGGCCCGCCTCGCGCGGGCGCCGCACGTGCGGGTGGAGCACCGCCAACTGCCGGACGACTGGCCCGACGGTGCCTTCGACCTCGTCGTCCTGTCCGAGCTGCTGTACTACTTCACCGCCGACGACGCCGCGGACGTCCTGGAGCGGGCCGTGCACGCGTTGGAGCCGGGCGGCACGCTCCTGCTGGTCCACTGGCGCCGCCCCGTCCCGGACCACGCCCGCAGCGCCGAGGCCGTCCACGGCCAGGCCCGCGCCCACCCGGCCCTGGTGCGGATCGCCGCACACGCCGAACCGGACTTCCTGCTGGACGTCTTCGTCCGCCCGGACCGGCCCGGCACCCCGGCCGCCGACCTGTCCGTCGCCGCCGCCGAGGGCCTGACGTGA
- a CDS encoding PIG-L deacetylase family protein, with protein sequence MTGRPVPTAAPGPGRRAAADPIQAPGTPEQDWRAWAPLHRLPAVDPLACLPARPDGPPVVLVVAAHPDDEVLGFGGTIAVLAAAGVRVRLVSVTDGEASHPHSTAAAARDLAALRARELRRATRELGADVPAVRLGLPDSGVARHEPALAAELTGLLADCDLCVAPFSADLHPDHEAAGRAALAAGAARGVPVWEYPVWAWHWAVPGDPRLPWSRAARIALPPAARARKHAALRCFRSQIEPLGNGPGDAAILPPDELAHFRRDFEVLWR encoded by the coding sequence ATGACGGGCCGTCCGGTTCCGACGGCGGCTCCCGGCCCCGGACGGCGGGCCGCGGCCGACCCGATCCAGGCGCCCGGGACGCCGGAGCAGGACTGGCGGGCGTGGGCGCCGCTGCACCGCCTCCCCGCCGTCGACCCGCTCGCCTGCCTGCCCGCCCGCCCGGACGGCCCGCCCGTCGTCCTGGTCGTGGCGGCGCACCCCGACGACGAGGTCCTCGGCTTCGGCGGCACGATCGCCGTCCTCGCCGCGGCCGGTGTCCGGGTGCGCCTGGTGTCCGTCACCGACGGCGAGGCGTCCCATCCGCACAGCACCGCCGCCGCGGCCCGCGACCTGGCAGCCCTGCGTGCCCGGGAACTGCGCCGGGCGACACGCGAGTTGGGGGCGGACGTGCCGGCGGTGCGGCTGGGGCTGCCCGACAGCGGCGTGGCCCGCCACGAGCCGGCGCTGGCCGCCGAGCTGACCGGGCTGCTCGCGGACTGCGACCTGTGCGTGGCGCCGTTCAGCGCGGACCTGCACCCGGACCACGAAGCCGCCGGGCGCGCGGCGCTGGCGGCCGGGGCCGCGCGGGGGGTGCCGGTGTGGGAGTACCCGGTGTGGGCGTGGCACTGGGCGGTGCCGGGCGATCCGCGGCTGCCCTGGAGCCGGGCGGCGCGCATCGCACTGCCCCCGGCCGCCCGGGCCCGCAAGCACGCGGCACTGCGGTGCTTCCGCAGCCAGATCGAGCCGCTCGGCAACGGACCGGGCGACGCGGCGATCCTGCCTCCGGACGAACTCGCCCACTTCCGGCGCGACTTCGAGGTGCTCTGGCGATGA